The following proteins are co-located in the Malus sylvestris chromosome 13, drMalSylv7.2, whole genome shotgun sequence genome:
- the LOC126595283 gene encoding leucine-rich repeat receptor-like serine/threonine-protein kinase RGI4, which produces MPAQTSVTNQGPSPISCSMEAAPSTSNVPGSHGPAPSRNSSFKSFMETATTTSLCTTSFSTHPSHSWSGNLLAAQFAWNHLPLVQDRSRPTALRIADFSRKWPIGTVPAGMIQPPTSTSPGTFSPARSHQIYDGNKLQKLILFSNRFTDPLPKTLANCTSLFILRIQNNQINGSVPTGFGSLPNLTFVDLSGNNFTGMIPEDLGNAEALSYLNILLNPLHSVLPSNIWRAPNLQIFSASSSHLTGKIPDFIGCQSLYRIELQRNDFNGSIPWDIGHCEKLLSLNLSRNSLTGIIPWEISAFVTPPRKNIPSLYREREKVKSGGLLQSDELAPVRLPSSIGSLNLLSYSWDFHIDRTSELLQLLNDVVGTSKFGGGVTGHLFFHLYRQGIFSEDQARFYTAEIVSAVAHLHKCGIVYRDLKPENVLVDSDGHVMLTDFGLAKEIDEASRSNSMCGTTEYMAPEILLSKGHNKDADWWSIGILLYEMLKGQPPFTHANRKKLKERIIKEKVKLTSYLTSEAHSLLKGLVQKGSVTEVR; this is translated from the exons ATGCCTGCTCAGACTTCAGTTACAAATCAAGGCCCATCTCCCATTTCTTGCAGCATGGAAGCAGCACCATCCACCTCCAATGTGCCTGGTAGTCACGGCCCTGCTCCAAGCAGGAATagcagcttcaaaagctttatggAAACCGCAACCACCACCTCTCTATGTACCACCTCCTTTTCCACCCATCCCAGCCATAGCTGGTCCGGCAATCTCCTTGCCGCTCAGTTCGCCTGGAACCACCTTCCCTTAGTTCAAGACCGTTCTCGACCCACCGCCCTCAGAATCGCCGACTTCTCGAGAAAATGGCCTATTGGCACCGTCCCGGCGGGCATGATACAGCCACCGACCTCGACCTCTCCCGGAACTTTCTCTCCGGCCCGATCCCACCAAATCTACGACGGCAACAAGCTCCAAAAGCTCATACTTTTCTCCAACCGGTTCACCGACCCTCTTCCCAAAACCTTAGCAAACTGCACTTCTCTGTTCATACTCCGAATCCAGAACAACCAAATCAACGGGTCGGTTCCGACTGGTTTCGGGTCATTACCCAATCTAACCTTCGTCGATTTGAGCGGCAACAATTTCACAGGCATGATCCCGGAAGATCTCGGCAATGCCGAAGCTCTCAGTTACTTGAACATTTTGCTGAACCCATTGCACTCAGTCCTTCCGTCAAACATTTGGCGCGCACCAAATCTGCAGATTTTCTCTGCTAGCTCCAGCCACCTCACAGGAAAAATCCCCGACTTCATCGGCTGCCAAAGCTTGTACAGGATCGAACTTCAACGTAACGACTTTAACGGCTCGATCCCATGGGACATCGGGCACTGCGAGAAGCTTCTCAGCTTGAATCTAAGTCGCAATTCTCTCACCGGCATTATCCCATGGGAAATCTCCGCTTTCGTCACTCCGCCGAGGAAGAACA TTCCGAGCCTgtacagagaaagagagaaagtgaaAAGTGGAGGGCTCCTGCAGTCCGATGAGCTCGCCCCGGTCCGTCTCCCTTCGTCTATCGGATCCCTCAACCTCCTCTCTTATTCCTGGGATTTCCACATCGACCGTACATCGGAGCTACTGCAATTACTCAATGACGTCGTTGGAACAAGCAAGTTCGGCGGCGGCGTTACCG GGCATCTCTTCTTTCATCTATACCGGCAGGGAATCTTCAGCGAGGATCAGGCGAGGTTTTATACTGCTGAGATAGTGTCTGCTGTGGCACATCTTCACAAGTGCGGGATTGTCTATCGGGACCTTAAACCTGAAAATGTTCTTGTGGATTCTGATGGGCATGTCATGCTAACTGATTTTGGGCTAGCAAAGGAAATTGACGAAGCCAGCAGATCGAATTCAATGTGTGGCACCACAGAGTACATGGCTCCAGAAATTTTGCTGTCGAAGGGCCATAACAAAGATGCGGATTGGTGGAGCATCGGTATACTTTTGTATGAGATGCTAAAAGGGCAGCCACCATTTACACACGCAAACAGAAAGAAACTTAAGGAGAGAATCATCAAGGAGAAAGTTAAACTCACGTCGTATCTAACCAGCGAAGCTCACTCTCTGCTGAAAGGATTGGTACAAAAAGGATCCGTCACAGAGGTTAGGTAA
- the LOC126596572 gene encoding probable linoleate 9S-lipoxygenase 5: MEACCLKDKEKDNDDEKPDYMVSGSNRIRGKVVLMKKNVLDFNDLKASFVDRIHELLGKGVSMQLISATHPEAAANGLKSRGKLGKVAYLEKWATTITSLSAGETSFTISLDWDESHGAPGALLIRNHHHSQFYLKTITLEDVPEHGQLHFVCNSWVYPAHRYKYNRIFFPNKAYLPSQTPELLHPYREEELANLRGSGSGELKEWDRVYDYAYYNDLGSPDNGPKYARPILGGSYEYPYPRRGRTGRKTTKTDPNSESRLPLLSLDIYVPRDERFGHVKFSDFLAYGLKSLVQILLPELKSLCDKTINEFDTFDDVVNLYEGGIKLPNGPTLKKIRERIPWELLKELIRSDGERFLKFPMPDVIKKDRSAWRTDKEFGREMLAGVNPVNITRLKEFPPVSKLDPKVYGNQNSSIREEYIKGNMNGLTVEEATEKNRLFILDHHDALMLYLRQINSTDTKTYATRTLLLLQEDGTLKPLAIELSLPHPQGDRHGAVSKVFTPPGQGNERIEESVWQLAKAYAAVNDSGYHQLISHWLNTHAVIEPFVITTNRQLSVLHPIHKLLHPHFRDTMNINALARQILINAGGVLEKTVFPGRFSMEMSAVIYKSWVFTEQALPADLLKRGMAVPDTTCPHGLRLLIEDYPFAVDGLEIWSAIETWVNEYCSLYYQSDDVVQGDSELQNWWTELRNIGHGDKKNEPWWPKMQTRAELIESCTIIIWVASALHAAVNFGQYSYAGYLPNRPTVSRRFMPEPGTAEYYELVSSPDTAFLKTITAQFQTLLGVSLIEILSRHSTDEVYLGQNDTPEWTSDAEALAAFARFGEKLMDIEKRIDARNKDNRLKNRVGPVDVPYTLLHPNTSDKSREGGLTGKGIPNSVSI; encoded by the exons ATGGAAGCATGTTGTTTgaaggacaaggagaaggacaatGACGACGAGAAGCCAGATTACATGGTGAGTGGGAGCAACAGAATCAGAGGAAAAGTtgtgttgatgaagaagaatgtGTTGGACTTCAACGACCTCAAAGCTTCATTCGTTGATAGAATCCATGAGCTCTTGGGCAAAGGTGTTTCCATGCAGCTCATTAGTGCCACTCATCCTGAAGCAGCAG CAAATGGATTGAAATCGAGAGGGAAGCTTGGAAAGGTTGCTTACCTGGAGAAATGGGCTACAACCATTACATCGTTGTCGGCCGGTGAAACtagttttaccatttccttggaTTGGGATGAGTCCCATGGAGCTCCCGGCGCTTTGCTGATCAGAAACCATCACCATAGCCAATTCTACCTCAAGACAATAACATTAGAAGATGTTCCCGAGCACGGTCAACTCCATTTTGTCTGCAATTCCTGGGTATACCCAGCACATCGTTACAAGTACAATCGGATATTTTTCCCCAACAAG GCCTACCTGCCATCTCAAACACCTGAGCTACTACACCCTTACAGGGAAGAAGAACTCGCCAATCTCCGAGGGAGTGGATCAGGCGAGCTAAAGGAGTGGGACAGGGTCTATGACTATGCTTACTACAATGATTTAGGGAGTCCGGACAATGGTCCAAAATATGCCCGCCCTATACTTGGTGGGTCGTACGAGTATCCATatccaagaagaggaagaactGGTCGAAAAACAACTAAAACCG ACCCCAATTCCGAGAGCAGACTGCCGCTTCTAAGTCTAGACAT TTATGTTCCAAGAGATGAGCGGTTTGGCCACGTGAAGTTTTCCGATTTTCTTGCTTATGGCCTGAAATCCCTAGTTCAAATATTGCTTCCAGAACTCAAGTCTTTGTGTGATAAAACTATCAATGAGTTTGACACCTTTGACGACGTAGTTAATCTCTACGAGGGAGGTATCAAGTTACCAAATGGGCCTACACTGAAGAAAATAAGGGAGCGCATCCCTTGGGAGCTGCTTAAGGAACTGATTCGCTCAGATGGCGAGCGATTTCTCAAGTTTCCAATGCCTGATGTGATTAAAA AAGATAGGTCTGCATGGAGGACAGATAAAGAATTTGGACGAGAAATGCTAGCAGGAGTGAACCCTGTTAACATCACCCGCCTCAAA GAGTTTCCCCCAGTCAGTAAGCTAGACCCTAAAGTATATGGGAATCAGAACAGTTCGATACGAGAAGAGTACATAAAAGGCAACATGAATGGCCTCACTGTTGAAGAG GCAACTGAAAAGAACAGGCTATTCATATTAGATCATCATGATGCATTAATGTTATACCTGAGGCAAATAAACTCAACGGACACAAAGACGTATGCCACAAGAACTCTCCTCTTGCTGCAAGAAGACGGGACGTTGAAGCCTTTGGCAATTGAGCTAAGCTTACCACATCCACAAGGGGACCGTCATGGGGCTGTCAGCAAAGTTTTCACTCCACCAGGACAAGGCAATGAACGCATCGAGGAGTCGGTGTGGCAGCTTGCCAAAGCTTATGCTGCTGTAAACGATTCTGGCTATCATCAGCTTATCAGCCACTG gttAAACACACATGCTGTGATAGAGCCATTTGTGATCACAACAAATAGACAGTTGAGTGTACTTCACCCGATACATAAGCTTTTGCATCCGCACTTCCGGGACACAATGAACATAAATGCCCTGGCCAGGCAAATCCTCATCAATGCCGGTGGGGTGCTTGAGAAAACAGTCTTCCCAGGTCGATTCTCCATGGAAATGTCGGCTGTTATTTATAAGAGCTGGGTGTTTACCGAGCAGGCATTACCTGCTGACTTGCTCAAGAG AGGAATGGCAGTTCCAGATACGACTTGTCCTCATGGCCTGAGACTTCTGATTGAAGACTACCCGTTTGCTGTTGATGGGCTAGAAATTTGGTCGGCGATTGAAACTTGGGTTAATGAATACTGCTCTTTGTACTACCAATCGGACGATGTGGTCCAAGGTGATTCTGAACTCCAGAACTGGTGGACAGAGCTCCGCAATATAGGCCACGGTGACAAGAAGAATGAACCATGGTGGCCTAAGATGCAAACAAGAGCTGAACTTATCGAATCATGTACCATAATCATATGGGTGGCTTCTGCCCTCCATGCAGCAGTCAATTTCGGGCAATACTCTTACGCTGGCTACCTCCCTAACCGCCCAACTGTAAGCCGACGTTTCATGCCTGAGCCAGGCACTGCTGAATATTATGAGCTTGTGTCCTCCCCTGACACAGCTTTCCTTAAAACAATTACAGCTCAGTTCCAAACTCTCCTTGGTGTATCTCTGATAGAGATTTTATCACGACATTCGACTGATGAGGTTTATCTAGGGCAAAACGATACTCCTGAGTGGACTTCAGATGCTGAAGCACTAGCAGCATTTGCAAGATTTGGAGAGAAGCTAATGGACATCGAAAAGAGAATCGATGCAAGGAACAAGGATAATAGATTGAAGAACAGAGTTGGGCCTGTAGACGTGCCTTATACCTTGCTTCACCCTAACACATCTGACAAGAGTAGAGAGGGTGGACTGACTGGAAAAGGAATTCCCAACAGTGTCTCAATCTGA
- the LOC126596574 gene encoding uncharacterized protein LOC126596574, translating to MDSLSSSSPFDSIIFDLDDTLYPSNLGLGEACKKNIDDFLVEKCGFPVSKASSLRVELFKKYGSSLAGLRALGYDIDADDYHGVVHGRLPYDRIKPDPQLRNLLRSIAQRKIIFTNSDRKHAVKVLERLGVVECFDQIICFETMNPNLPSSTRPDEFPVVLKPSIEAMEIALRAADVDPRRTLFLDDNVRNVAAGKAVGLRTVLVGMTVKSKEADYLLENMNNMAQVITEVWVGGGGGKDGSNQRISRTRSEIDRDSVLTATAVGA from the exons ATGGATTCCCTCAGTTCCTCTTCTCCCTTTGATTCTATCATCTTCG ATTTGGACGACACTTTGTACCCTTCCAACCTTGGACTCGGTGAAGCTTGCAAGAAGAACATCGATG ATTTTCTCGTTGAAAAATGTGGATTCCCGGTGAGCAAGGCCTCCAGCCTCCGCGTTGAGCTTTTCAAAAAATACGGCAGTTCCCTCGCTGGCTTACGA GCGTTAGGATACGACATCGACGCCGACGATTACCACGGTGTCGTGCACGGGAGGCTGCCGTACGATCGGATCAAACCCGACCCTCAGCTCCGAAACCTGCTCCGCAGCATCGCCCAGAGAAAAATT ATATTTACTAATTCCGACAGGAAGCACGCAGTGAAGGTGTTGGAACGTCTGGGAGTGGTGGAGTGCTTCGATCAGATCATATGTTTCGAGACGATGAACCCGAACCTGCCGAGTTCGACGAGGCCGGACGAGTTCCCGGTGGTCCTGAAGCCGTCCATAGAGGCCATGGAGATCGCGCTTCGGGCCGCGGATGTCGATCCTCGCCGCACG CTGTTTCTCGATGACAACGTGCGTAACGTCGCTGCGGGAAAGGCTGTTGGTCTTCGCACCGTTTTG GTTGGAATGACCGTGAAAAGCAAGGAAGCAGATTACTTATTAGAGAACATGAACAACATGGCACAAGTAATAACGGAAGTATGGGTAGGAGGAGGTGGCGGAAAGGATGGTAGTAACCAACGGATCAGCCGCACCAGGAGCGAAATCGATCGCGATTCCGTCCTCACCGCCACAGCTGTCGGAGCTTGA
- the LOC126596575 gene encoding photosystem I reaction center subunit II, chloroplastic-like, whose product MAMATQASLFTPTPSAPKTTADRTTTPWKQSVSSSFMAPKPLKLSTVRTMRINASAEEKTVTPTKEAPVGFTPPELDPTTPSPIFGGSTGGLLRKAQEEEFYVITWESPKEQIFEMPTGGAAIMREGPNLLKLARKEQCLALGTRLRSKYKIKYQFYRVFPNGEVQYLHPKDGVYPEKVNPGRQGVGQNFRSIGKNVSPIEVKFTGKQVYDI is encoded by the coding sequence ATGGCCATGGCAACACAAGCCAGCCTCTTCACCCCAACTCCCTCAGCCCCAAAGACCACTGCTGACCGTACAACCACCCCATGGAAGCAATCAGTCTCCTCCTCCTTCATGGCCCCCAAGCCACTCAAGCTCTCCACCGTAAGAACGATGAGGATCAATGCCTCCGCTGAGGAAAAAACCGTGACCCCCACAAAGGAGGCCCCGGTAGGCTTCACCCCACCCGAGCTGGACCCAACAACACCCTCACCGATCTTCGGTGGCAGCACTGGCGGGCTGTTGAGGAAAGCGCAGGAGGAAGAGTTTTACGTGATCACATGGGAGTCACCAAAGGAGCAGATATTTGAGATGCCGACTGGCGGAGCTGCCATCATGAGGGAGGGTCCTAACTTGCTGAAACTGGCCAGGAAAGAGCAGTGCTTGGCTCTTGGAACTAGGCTTAGGTCCAAGTACAAGATTAAGTACCAGTTTTACAGGGTTTTCCCTAACGGGGAGGTCCAATACTTGCACCCCAAGGATGGTGTGTACCCTGAGAAGGTGAACCCTGGGCGCCAAGGGGTTGGCCAGAACTTCAGGTCGATTGGGAAGAATGTCAGCCCGATTGAGGTCAAGTTCACCGGCAAGCAAGTCTATGACATATGA
- the LOC126595282 gene encoding putative lysine-specific demethylase JMJ16 — MGRIADTTLADNVRMTTGTSSSSQNNLDRYYRQKGPRIAKVGRRISCVVEPLEIGVVLSGKSWCNTQAIFPKGFRSRVRHMSVLDPTVLCHYVSQVLDAGQGGPLFKVSLEHCPSEVFIHNSADRCWEMVRERVNQEITRQHKLGKMNLPPLQL; from the exons ATGGGAAGAATTGCCGATACAACTTTAGCAGACAATGTACGAATGACAACTGGAACTTCGTCGTCCAGCCAAAACAATTTGGACCGATATTACCGCCAAAAGGGTCCCCGAATAGCGAAGGTGGGGCGGAGAATCTCCTGCGTTGTTGAGCCTCTGGAAATTGGAGTTGTGCTATCTGGAAAGTCATGGTGTAACACCCAAGCCATTTTTCCAAAAG GATTTAGGAGCCGGGTTAGGCACATGAGTGTTCTGGATCCAACTGTTCTGTGTCATTATGTCTCACAAGTACTGGATGCTGGACAGGGTGGACCACTGTTCAAG GTTTCTTTGGAGCATTGTCCAAGTGAGGTTTTCATACATAATTCAGCTGACAGATGCTGGGAaatggtgagagagagagtcaatCAAGAAATCACGAGGCAAcataaattgggaaaaatgaaCCTTCCTCCTTTGCagctgtga